A genomic segment from Salvia splendens isolate huo1 chromosome 13, SspV2, whole genome shotgun sequence encodes:
- the LOC121760424 gene encoding uncharacterized protein LOC121760424, with amino-acid sequence MKQLEIYKAAAGLFASDIAKEQINEMPPADWWSLHGASAPLLQKFALKVLSLTCSASGCERNWSVFEQIHSKKRNRLEHQKMHDLVYVKYNQKLNERYDKRHTLDPISLDYIDHCNEWLVGELDGANGEGSDRVFDGDSLDWDTVYESSGIGEPITYTRSKKRKEASTSSSSRKASSTTTTSRKGKGQLGKGRLATVIEERELVDEELEDEEVGDEEEGSTSLEDDDIDEDEDNYLVEDDYVGDGDD; translated from the exons ATGAAGCAGTTGGAAATTTACAAAGCTGCAGCAGGCTTATTTGCTTCAGATATTGCAAAAGAGCAAATAAATGAGATGCCTCCTG CTGATTGGTGGAGTTTACATGGCGCCTCAGCGCCGCTATTGCAAAAATTCGCGCTGAAGGTTTTAAGCTTGACTTGTAGTGCTTCCGGGTGTGAGCGCAATTGGAGTGTTTTTGAGCAG ATTCATTCGAAAAAGAGAAATAGGCTCGAGCATCAAAAGATGCATGATTTGGTTTACGTAAAATATAACCAAAAATTGAATGAGAGATACGACAAAAGACATACACTCGATCCTATTTCACTCGATTACATTGATCACTGTAATGAGTGGTTGGTTGGAGAGTTGGATGGTGCTAATGGTGAAGGCAGTGATAGAGTTTTTGATGGAGATTCACTTGATTGGGATACTGTCTACGAGTCGTCGGGGATTGGAGAGCCTATCACATATACTAGgtctaagaaaagaaaagaagctTCTACATCATCAAGTTCTAGGAAAGCCTCAAGCACCACAACCACATCTAGAAAAGGGAAAGGCCAATTAGGGAAAGGCAGATTGGCGACAGTGATTGAAGAAAGAGAGCTTGTGGATGAAGAATTGGAAGATGAAGAAGTTGgggatgaagaagaaggatctACTTCGTTGGAGGACGATGATATCGATGAGGATGAGGATAACTATCTTGTGGAGGATGACTATGTTGGGGATGGTGATGATTGA